A window of Synechococcus sp. WH 8109 genomic DNA:
CCCTGCTGGTGGCCCTGCTGCTCTCGCTGCTGACCGGTGGAGCTTTGTTCTCTCAGCTGGAGCGCCTGATGCAGCAGGTGGAAGCGGGCAAGTTCAAAGCGGTTGATTTCGACAACTTCGACGAATTCTTCTGAGCCTTGTTTTGCCTGGCCTCTTCATCAGTGATCTGGGCCCTTAAGCGAAGCCGCTGATCTGCTTAGTCGGTATGCGACCCCGGGCAGAATGGATTTGCTCCCGCCATATGGATGTGACAACCCTGTCTGCGGCTATCTCCACCCGTAGTCTCCTCGTGGTTGAAGACGACGACAGCATCCGGGAAACAGTCGGAGAGGTACTGCGCGCGGAAGGTTTCGAGGTCCAAACTTGCGCCGATGGCGCTTCAGCCCTCAATCTGATCACCGCTGAAACTTCAGATCCGGTGGATCTGATCGTGCTCGATCTGATGCTCCCGGGCTTGGGAGGGCTTGACCTTTGCCGCGAGCTCCGTCGCATCAACAACACCACCCCGATCCTGGTGATCAGTGCCCGTGACAGTGAGACCGATCGGGTGCTCGGGCTGGAGGTGGGCGCCGACGATTACCTGGTCAAACCCTTTGGGCTGCGCGAGCTGGTGGCACGTTGTAGGGCTTTGCTGCGGCGATCTAGTC
This region includes:
- a CDS encoding response regulator transcription factor — translated: MDVTTLSAAISTRSLLVVEDDDSIRETVGEVLRAEGFEVQTCADGASALNLITAETSDPVDLIVLDLMLPGLGGLDLCRELRRINNTTPILVISARDSETDRVLGLEVGADDYLVKPFGLRELVARCRALLRRSSQSETSAPQPHSFTHANLCLFPSECRVTRDGMDLTLSPKEYKILELFIQNPKRVWSRDQLLEKIWGVDFIGDTKTVDVHIRWLREKVEQEPSSPQLILTVRGFGYRFG